The nucleotide window CTGGTTGCAGTAAGAGAGGGTCATCTCTCCCTCGAAGCCCGTAGAGAAGCCGCAGACTTCCAGAGTCTCGTACGTGTGGACGTACTTACCGCCGAAAGTGGTCGACCCACTCCACCCGCTCTCCTTGGTGACAGAGCAGCCACCGTAGCCGGCAGCCGACCCACCCGATCCCAGGTTCGCGTAGTCGTCGAACTTGAAGCTCACTCCGTTCAGGGCGTTGTCGCGGCTGTAGAACGAGACGTTTCCGGACGTCTCTGCGGAGTCCTCGGCGTACTGGAAGGCGTCGGCCGGCCACGCGAACGAGAAGAGGTCCTCTTCCGGTTCGCCGGCCCCACTGCTCGCGTCCCAGTCGAAGTAGTACTCCACGTAGATGTCGTACGGATCTGGATTACAGTTGATGTGGTAAGCGATGATGTTCAGGCTGACACTCAGCTCACTGTCGCTCAACTGCTGTGTCGATGCTCCGTCGGTCGAGTTGGACTGGTGGTACAGTGTGTCCGTCGTCCCCTTCGACGTGGTGGCGTAGCCCCGTCGTTCGAGATACTGGAGGAACTTGTCGTTGTCTCCCGTGGCCTCACGAACCTCGCGCGCTTGCTCGATTACGTCGTCGAGTGTCTGATCTGCAGTGGCCGGACTGGACGCCAGCGAGAGCGAGACGCCAGCACCGAGTGTCTTGAGCACTGTTCTTCGACGTGGGCTCGTGGTATTCTCGTTCGCCACACCAAGAGACAATCTGAATCTAACTTAGTTGTTTCTAGCTCACTTTGCGACTTTCTCACTCTAGTGGTTTTTTATTCCTGGAAAGAACAGAATCCGGCGTGGACAGACGTACTTACGCTTCGACCCTGATTGCAGCTACTGCCGGGCTAGCCGGCTGTGCCACACTAGAGACGGAGTCTCGGTCCTCCACTGTCGCAGCCGACGACAGAGTAACACTCCGAGCTGTCAGGGTAAAAAACCATTCTGATCGTGAGTCGAAAGTCAACGTAACTGTCGTCCGAAACGGGTCGAACCAGTTCTGGTCGCAGTTGGACGTGCCAGCGGACGGCCAGAGGACACCTAACACGAACTGGCCGACATCGGGTGAGTCGTTCGTTGTCGTGTGCCAGTGTTCGACGTACACCAGCACGGAGATCGCGTCGATGGAGCACGAGAACAACGACAGGGGGGTCCCGTACGAGATGCTGTTCGTGATCGAGGAGGCGGGAGACATCGAACAGAGGTTGCTCACAGTCGAGGGGATCTGAACCTCACCGCCGGAGGTAGTGGACGACGGCGATCACGGCCGCGCCGGCGGCGGGAATCGCCAGCGCGTACACGGACGGCAGGTCGTAGAGGAACGACACGAGCGGCGCGAGCGGGCCGCTGGGGGTCTGTTGGAACTGTGCCGGCGCGCTGGCGACGACGAGTCCGTACAGCGAGACGACGAAGGTGTAGCCCGCCAGCGCCAGCCCGGCCTCGTAGCCGCGGCGGCGGTCGGCGCCACGCCGGCGGCTCCGCGCCACCAACAACACGGGCGTGACGGTCGGGGCGACCGCCGCCAGCCCGACCAGGATCACGAACGCCCGGGCGATAGAGAAGCGGGCCCCGGCGGTCGCGCCCAGCTGTTGGACCAGCGCCAGCGTGAACACGACGGCGAGGAACACCGCGACGAGCGCGCTGACGACGGCGTACGACCGGAACAGCCACGACTCCGACCGCCGGGCGGCGTACGGGAACGCGCCGAGGAGTCCACCGTACGCGCGTTCCCGGTCGTCGCCCGTCTCCGTCTCTGTCATCGACCGAGCTACGACGGCGGCCCGGAAAAGCGCCGCGTCTCGGACGGGCGGGCTCCCGGGCGCCCGCGACGAACGACCGAGTCCGACGAACGACCGAGTCCGACGAACCGATTACGACGACCGGTACGCGACGACGGGCTGCGGTAGCCACGGTTTTTGTCCCTCCCCGTCCCGGCTCCGGTATGGAAGTCGACATCGGGAACGCTCTCGACGGCGCGCTGGGGCTGACGGAGACCGACCTGGAGACGCTAGACGAGTCGGTGGCGACGGCACACGAACGGATCGAGCGGGGCCGCCGCGACCGAGACCACGGCTACGCCGCGCTCGCGCTGCCGGAGACGGTCGACACGACGGCGATCCGCGAGACGGCGCGGGCCGCCCGCGAGCGTGCAGTGGGCGACGGCGAACTGGACGCCGTCGTGACGGTCGGAATCGGGGGGAGCGCACTCGGCGCGGTGACGCTCACGGACGCGCTCGCGGCGGGGGACACGGCCGCGTTCGCGCTCGACAACGTAGATCCGGCGTGGGTCGACCGTCGGCTGGCCGAGGTCGACCTCTCGCGGACGGTCGTGAACGTCGTCTCCCGCTCGGGCACGACCGCGGAGACGCTGGCGAACTTCCTCGTCGTCCGGGAGGCGATGGCCGACGCCGGCGTCGACTGGACGGACCACACCGTCGTGACGACCGGCGACTCCGGCAACCTCGCCGCGGCGGCCGAGACGCACGACCTCCCGCGGCTGGCCGTCCCGGAGGGTGTCCCCGGGCGCTTCTCGGCGCTGTCGGCGGTCGGGCTGCTCGTCCCGGCGCTCGTCGGCGTGGACGTCGACGCCGTCGTCGCCGGCGGCGCTCGGGCTGCCGACTCGCTCGCGCCGTCGTTGTTCGACTGCCCGGCGTACGCCTACGGGGCGACGGCGTACGCGCTGGCCGAACGCGGCGCGGCGGTGAACGCCGTGCTGCCGTACGCGGAGTCGTTGGAGCGGTACGCGGAGTGGTTCGCACAGCTGTGGGCGGAGTCGCTCGGCAAGGACGGTCGCGGCCAGACCCCAGCCCGAGCGTTGGGTGTCACCGACCAGCACTCACAGCTCCAACTGTACCGCGCCGGCCCGGCCGACAAGCTCGTCACGCTCGTCCGGGTCGCAGACGGCCCGGACCGACCGATTCCGGCGACGGACCTGGACGGGCTGTCGTACCTCGCGGACGGTAGCCTCCGGGAGCTCCTGGACGCCGAACTGCGGGCGACGGAGGCCAGTCTGGCGGCCGCCGGTCGGGAGAACGTCCGGATCCAACTGGAGCGGGCCGACGCCGCGGCCGTCGGCGAACTGCTGTACGCCAGCGAGGCGGCGTGTGTCCTGTTCGGCGAACTCGCGGACGTGGCGACGTTCACGCAGCCGGCCGTCGAGTGGGGGAAAGCCGCCGCTCGCGGACTCCTCGGCGAGCCGACCGACGAGTCCGAGCAGGTGCGGGAGAAGCGCGAACTGATCGTCGACTGATCGGTCGCCCTCCCGCCGGCGGCTCCGACACGCTTTGGTGTGGCCCGCCCCACGCTCCGGACGTGACAGCAGACACGGACGAGAGCGTCGACGCCGACGTGACCGACCTCTGGGAGTCGCACGGGGACGAACGGCTGCCGCCCGGCCAGCGCCAGACGGACCGGTTCCCGGTGCTCTCGAAGTCCGGTACGCCGGACCAGAACCGCGAGGACTGGACGTTCGAGGTGTGGGGTGCGGTCTCCGAGCCGCTCGAACTCGACTGGGAGGCGTTCCAAGACCTACCGGCCGTCACCCAGCGCCAGGACTTCCACTGTGTGACCGGCTGGTCGAAGTTCGACTGTGCGTTCACGGGCGTGCCGTTCGGGGAGATCGCCGAGCGGGCGGGGGTCCACCACGACGCCGTCCACGTCATGTTCCACGCCGCCGACGGCTACACGACGGATCTCCCGTTGGCGGAGTGTGACCGCGAGGAGGTGTTGTTCGTCTACGGCTACGACGACGACAGCCTCCCGCGGGACCACGGCGGCCCGCTCCGGGTCGTCACGCCCCACAAGTACGCCTACAAGGGCGCGAAGTGGGTGACGGGCGTCGAGTTCCTCACGGAGCCCGAACGGGGGTACTGGGAGAAACGAGGCTACTCCGACACGGCCGACCCCTGGGCGGAGGACCGTTACAGCTGATCGAGCGTCGGAACCGGGTGACTTTACGTCGTGGGTCGACTCCACCCGGTCATGTTCGGTCTACGCCCGTCGGTCGTGCCGGCACAGCTCCTGCCCGAGGGGTTCGCGCTGCCGCCGACGCCGTACGTCGTCGGCTCGTTGCTCGCGGTCGCCGGGGTCGCCTGGGGGCTCTCCCGGCGTGACCTCGCCTTCGGTGAGGAACACGTTCTCGCAGCCGTGCCGTGGATGGTCGTCGGCGCCGCCGGCCACGTCCTGTTCGTCGTGGAGGC belongs to Halobaculum sp. MBLA0143 and includes:
- a CDS encoding glucose-6-phosphate isomerase; the encoded protein is MEVDIGNALDGALGLTETDLETLDESVATAHERIERGRRDRDHGYAALALPETVDTTAIRETARAARERAVGDGELDAVVTVGIGGSALGAVTLTDALAAGDTAAFALDNVDPAWVDRRLAEVDLSRTVVNVVSRSGTTAETLANFLVVREAMADAGVDWTDHTVVTTGDSGNLAAAAETHDLPRLAVPEGVPGRFSALSAVGLLVPALVGVDVDAVVAGGARAADSLAPSLFDCPAYAYGATAYALAERGAAVNAVLPYAESLERYAEWFAQLWAESLGKDGRGQTPARALGVTDQHSQLQLYRAGPADKLVTLVRVADGPDRPIPATDLDGLSYLADGSLRELLDAELRATEASLAAAGRENVRIQLERADAAAVGELLYASEAACVLFGELADVATFTQPAVEWGKAAARGLLGEPTDESEQVREKRELIVD
- a CDS encoding molybdopterin-dependent oxidoreductase — encoded protein: MTADTDESVDADVTDLWESHGDERLPPGQRQTDRFPVLSKSGTPDQNREDWTFEVWGAVSEPLELDWEAFQDLPAVTQRQDFHCVTGWSKFDCAFTGVPFGEIAERAGVHHDAVHVMFHAADGYTTDLPLAECDREEVLFVYGYDDDSLPRDHGGPLRVVTPHKYAYKGAKWVTGVEFLTEPERGYWEKRGYSDTADPWAEDRYS